In the genome of Pseudobacteriovorax antillogorgiicola, the window GGCTACCATTATTGCTTAGCCTAAGTCTCAGCGAAGCCCTTTGGGCGAACACATCCCTTTGGATTTACAACTACCATTCAACGAAGCCGGACTGGAAGGCTATGATTGGGCAAGCCTCAAGCCCAGAAGCCTTTCGAAAGACCAATCTCTCGCTAATTTCTGGCCACCTAAATACCGTCAACGGTACCACAGGAGTTGACGGCGAATCGGTCAAAGGCGTGATTCAATGGGAGCGAGATGCTCCGATCAAGCTACCAAGCATTGATGATTTTTCTGGAACTCTTTACTACGATAGTCATGCATCATTTTTAGCGATCGATGAAAAGACACCCCAAGAACTTGCTGACACGTTCGCTAAAACCCTAACGAGTGCTGATGGGATACCAGTGCTGCATAAGCTTCGGAAGCTCGTATTTCTATCATGTGATGTATCCCCTGAATACATTGAGTCCTTCTCGAAAGAACTTAGGTACCTTGTAAATGACCACCTACCATCTGGGCAGCAAAACCTTGAAATCATCAGCTCCAATTACAAGGTAGGCCTAAAAAAGCAGTTCTACGAATCTCAGGGTGAGGTAAAAACTGGCTTCAATGTGATTCAAGTGGGATCAAAGGGTCTTGAAAAATATGTCTATTTGAAGGACTTCGGCGACTCTGCATTGAGCGACACCATATTCGATCGCAAGAGCTACGATTTTTCCAAGAAAAACTTTCTTGGCCAAGCGAAAGCTTTCGCCGATATCAAAATTAAGAGAGCTATATTTGGCGACCGCATATCACGACTCAAATCGATTGCATCCAGGGAACTTTTTTCCATCGGCAACGATGTCACAAAAATCTCGTTCACTCCTCAGAAGCTCTACCTATATGGCTTTCGCCTCAAAGACAGGGCTTTTCTCGATGACCGCGAAACCTACCTTAAGAACTTGGCCGATTTAGATCTAGCGAGCAGCAACGATTTTTATATAGACGAAAACGTGTTCTCTGCCAATGATGGACAAGGCAGCTATACGGACCTTGTTAAGGCTCTTGTAGATCATAAAGATTTAGGTCAATTTGTTGCTAAACCAGATCAGTATCCAAAGTCTTATAAGCTCCCCGGAGATCTACCTCAGCTTATGGATGCACCTCCCAGTAATTCTCAAGAGCTTGTAGATCGTTACAAAGACGTTCTTTCAGATATCAGTACCGACGTCACCATCGACTATGAGGGCAACCGCGACCGACTCGGTGCTACTGATGAAATTCTCGATCGTGGCTCAGAGCAGATTGAAGACTTTACCTTTGTGAGAATGCAGTCTCAAGCTCTAGCTACAGAGATTGCAACACAATCCATCCAGGGCTCCATCGCACTGGAAAAAGACCATGCTCATATCGCAAGAAAAATTCTTGAAGCCTTACCTGAAGGGGCCATTGTTGACGAAAATTCAGTCCATGGTTCCCAAAGCCAAAATTGGATCGAGGTGGAAGGCCGAGCTTCAGTTTCTGGACAAAAACGCTCCTTCACGGTCCGGGTTCCCAAGAGCGAACTCAGCTTTCCATCTTTAACGGAGAGTCTTCATACAAGAATGCAGGAGCACTCCGCTGGCACAAGCCAGGCAATCAATCGTGCTATTGGGATTTACGGTACGTTTATGGGCTTAAGAGGCGCCGTAAACTCCTTAGAACGTGGCGATATTGGAAATGGCGCGATCATGCTTTCTCAGGCTGGTCATGGTATCGGAGAACTAACTGGTGTCAATCGCAAGATCTATCAAGCAGCCGCCAGAGGACTTGGTAAAGCCATTAAACCAGCTATGCAGGTTGGCGAGAAATGGGCAACCCAATTTCTTTCCGAAAACGCAGGTAGGATCTTTGGTGCAGCAAGCGAAGAGCTTGGGGTATTCGCTCGTGAGGCGGGGCTGTTCTTAGAAGACGTTCCTTTAGTTGGAACGGCATTTGGTATCTACAATATTGAAGAAGATCTGAAGCGCCATGATACTCTAGGTTATATCGATGCTGGTTTAGACACTGCAATCACAGCCCTGAGCCTTTTGGTTCCTGAAGTACCAGAACTAGAGCCGGTTGTGATTCTACTTACAGTTCTTCGATTGGGAGTTGATGACTTCTATATCGAAATCAGTAATCAACTAAAAAAGCTTCCACCAGATGCTACCGACCTTCAGAAAGCCGAAGCAACATTCAAGGGTATCGGGCTTGCAACCAAAGACCTATGGGAAAACTTCACCCTCATTGGCCAGATCTATCACGCCATCGATGGATCTAAAAAACTTGATAGAAAGTACCATGACCAGCAGGACTTTCTTGAGTCACTAAAGGATTACCGCAACTACTATTCTGTCCATGATCACAGCATAGACTTTCTATCAGGAAAGCTCTCTGCTGATGGTGGTAGAATTGAATTTAAGCTAGGTGAGCCTGGTGAAAACTCTCACCTAAGCTACGACTCCTATAACGGAGACATCGTTAGCCATGATCTATCGCTAAACGCTGATCTAAACACGATAGTACTGGGACTTGGTGAGAGTCAGAACATCAAATTTAAGACCGAATCAGTTAAGCTTCTGTGGTTCATTCCTGTCGATAAAAAGCGAATGATATCGCAGATGGATGGCGATCAAAGATCGATTCACGGTCGGTATACGGGAAACAGTGCAGATAACACCTTCATAGCTGTTCAAGACCTACCTGTAGATCAATCGGGCAAACAACTAAGTCTCAGCTATAATCTTGATCAGTATCACTACCAAGTGTATGGCGAGGCAGGCGACGACACTTTTATTCTCGGCCCCCAAAATACTTTTGTGGAAGGTGGATCTGGTAGCGACACCTATGTGATCAGTGAACATGATGGACATATAGCGATCAATAATTGTACCAAAGGGGATAGTCAGCAGGATAGACTTGTTCTTGGTATCCCATTAGCTGAACTTACATCCGGTCGTGATGGCAATGACTTGATTTTCGGACGCTACCAAGACTTAAATCAAAACCTTACCAGCCCCGATCAAAGACTCATTGCTAGATCTGTATTCGCTGACCGCCAGCCAGTCGGCACTGCTCTCGTTAGAGTTCAATCCTGGTTCAAGAATCCAGAATGTCGTCACCTCAGCTTTCAAACTGAAGATGGAGCAGGGTTCGATGTGCAACCGAATGGTCAGCTGCAAGTGAAGCACCTTAACTACCAAAAGGCGCAACACTCAGTTTCCGTTGATCTCGATCCCCGTCAGTGGACGCAATCACCAAGATGGTGGGATAAGGTCCG includes:
- a CDS encoding calcium-binding protein, producing MRTSFKQRWLPLLLSLSLSEALWANTSLWIYNYHSTKPDWKAMIGQASSPEAFRKTNLSLISGHLNTVNGTTGVDGESVKGVIQWERDAPIKLPSIDDFSGTLYYDSHASFLAIDEKTPQELADTFAKTLTSADGIPVLHKLRKLVFLSCDVSPEYIESFSKELRYLVNDHLPSGQQNLEIISSNYKVGLKKQFYESQGEVKTGFNVIQVGSKGLEKYVYLKDFGDSALSDTIFDRKSYDFSKKNFLGQAKAFADIKIKRAIFGDRISRLKSIASRELFSIGNDVTKISFTPQKLYLYGFRLKDRAFLDDRETYLKNLADLDLASSNDFYIDENVFSANDGQGSYTDLVKALVDHKDLGQFVAKPDQYPKSYKLPGDLPQLMDAPPSNSQELVDRYKDVLSDISTDVTIDYEGNRDRLGATDEILDRGSEQIEDFTFVRMQSQALATEIATQSIQGSIALEKDHAHIARKILEALPEGAIVDENSVHGSQSQNWIEVEGRASVSGQKRSFTVRVPKSELSFPSLTESLHTRMQEHSAGTSQAINRAIGIYGTFMGLRGAVNSLERGDIGNGAIMLSQAGHGIGELTGVNRKIYQAAARGLGKAIKPAMQVGEKWATQFLSENAGRIFGAASEELGVFAREAGLFLEDVPLVGTAFGIYNIEEDLKRHDTLGYIDAGLDTAITALSLLVPEVPELEPVVILLTVLRLGVDDFYIEISNQLKKLPPDATDLQKAEATFKGIGLATKDLWENFTLIGQIYHAIDGSKKLDRKYHDQQDFLESLKDYRNYYSVHDHSIDFLSGKLSADGGRIEFKLGEPGENSHLSYDSYNGDIVSHDLSLNADLNTIVLGLGESQNIKFKTESVKLLWFIPVDKKRMISQMDGDQRSIHGRYTGNSADNTFIAVQDLPVDQSGKQLSLSYNLDQYHYQVYGEAGDDTFILGPQNTFVEGGSGSDTYVISEHDGHIAINNCTKGDSQQDRLVLGIPLAELTSGRDGNDLIFGRYQDLNQNLTSPDQRLIARSVFADRQPVGTALVRVQSWFKNPECRHLSFQTEDGAGFDVQPNGQLQVKHLNYQKAQHSVSVDLDPRQWTQSPRWWDKVRMITGSPFDDNITGNNQDNIIMPGGIGPEGFDILTGGGGKDTYLLVANSRNLIDNHADDRKLDTIVIPFAYDDLVLEKLDFIFADSLVISASNFQLIVKNWFTDEANRHAVFISKDGVIFTGPQSDSDKSLNPIVVNRKDTDHRQNLVLSQSGLQTVRTAYGSLKNRNIIQGNGLDNTLVGGDQGNSLNGASGNDTIKGGASKDFIQGEQGNDTLTGAADRDHIDGGIGDDILFGGEGSDTLIGGKGFDAAIFAGDANSSTGVQVNLKAGHVIQEALGEADKIDGIETVFGSPFADQIFSYRGEQWLYGMDGDDTFEDSFGHKYFNGGNGTDKYRIWSKYSGIKTIENFAIDESTDYLYFNDATWEDLRFYRADDDTSIIIGVVGRPEFRLKLLHWYKGSRYQHLKIKTQDRSAVYDGELSPFGYTR